A single region of the Sporichthya brevicatena genome encodes:
- a CDS encoding four-helix bundle copper-binding protein, whose product MLVAEMQEAHPRPLVGIDADALAECIEACLACAQACTSCADACLHEEMVVDLRRCIRLNQDCADLCDALARILTRGPDTAPGLLRAAVQACADACRMCGDECATHAEMHEHCRICAEACRRCEQACLALNLD is encoded by the coding sequence GTGCTCGTCGCCGAGATGCAGGAAGCCCATCCCCGTCCGTTGGTCGGGATCGACGCCGACGCGCTGGCCGAGTGCATCGAGGCGTGCCTGGCCTGCGCGCAGGCGTGCACCTCGTGCGCGGACGCGTGCCTGCACGAGGAGATGGTCGTCGACCTGCGGCGCTGCATCCGGCTCAACCAGGACTGCGCCGACCTGTGCGACGCGCTCGCCCGCATCCTGACGCGGGGGCCCGACACCGCGCCGGGGCTGCTGCGCGCGGCGGTCCAGGCGTGCGCGGACGCCTGCCGCATGTGCGGGGACGAGTGCGCGACGCACGCGGAGATGCACGAGCACTGCCGGATCTGCGCCGAGGCGTGCCGGCGGTGCGAGCAGGCGTGCCTCGCGCTGAACCTGGACTGA